The Xylophilus rhododendri region AGCACCATCACCATCGACGCTTTCATCGAAAACTTCCTGACCGCGGTCGACTTCCAGGACCCGGTGGAGCTGACGGCCGACACCGAGCTGCGCAGCCTGTCCCAGTGGGACTCGCTGGCCGCGCTCGGCGTGATCGTCATGTTCGATGTGGAGTACGGCAAGACCATCGTCGGCGACGACCTGAAGGCAGCCAACACCGTGGGCGATCTCTACAAGCTGCTCGGCTGAGCGACCGGGGAACGCCATGGGCCTGTCCACGCTGAAGAACGTTCGTTTCGCCGGCATGGCGACCAGCGTTCCCAAACGCATCCTGCACAACATCGACGACGCACCGCCCAAGATCCGCTCGGAGCGGGAACGGCTGGTGCGCAACATCGGCATCCACCAGCGCCGCATCTGCCAGGAATGGCAGACCTTCTCCGATCTGGCCTTCGACGCGACCGAGAAGCTGCTGGCGACCCTGGACTGGAAGCGCGAGGAGATCGATGCGCTGATCATCGTCACCCAGTCGCCCGA contains the following coding sequences:
- a CDS encoding acyl carrier protein; translation: MSTITIDAFIENFLTAVDFQDPVELTADTELRSLSQWDSLAALGVIVMFDVEYGKTIVGDDLKAANTVGDLYKLLG